In one Siniperca chuatsi isolate FFG_IHB_CAS linkage group LG14, ASM2008510v1, whole genome shotgun sequence genomic region, the following are encoded:
- the slc25a15b gene encoding solute carrier family 25 member 15b isoform X1, producing the protein MAPHPMVQAIIDLSAGAIGGAACVFSGQPLDTAKVKMQTFPTMYRGFIHCVVSTYKQVGLRGLYQGTTPALMANIAENSVLFMSYGFCQQVIRFTAGLHSEAVLSDMQKACAGSVASIFSSLVLCPTELVKCRLQAMYEMEVSGKIAKSQNTVWSVVKSIMRNEGPQGFFQGLTTTIAREVPGYFCFFGAYELCRTAFADYMKCDKDHIGVAPIMFSGGFGGACLWLVVYPMDCVKSRIQVMSMTGKQGGFFKTFMTIARTEGVRALYSGLTPTMVRTFPANGALFLGYEASRKLMMKQFDS; encoded by the exons ATGGCCCCACACCCGATGGTCCAGGCCATCATTGACCTCTCTGCAGGAGCCATAG GGGGAGCTGCATGTGTCTTTAGTGGGCAGCCTCTGGACACAGCAAAGGTCAAGATGCAGACCTTTCCCACGATGTACCGGGGTTTCATCCACTGCGTCGTGTCCACCTACAAACAAGTGGGCCTGCGCGGTCTCTACCAGGGCACCACGCCGGCACTGATGGCCAACATCGCCGAGAACTCTGTGCTCTTCATGAGCTACGGCTTCTGCCAGCAGGTCATCCGCTTCACGGCTGGActgcacagtgaagctgtgCTGAG TGACATGCAGAAAGCCTGCGCTGGCTCTGTAGCATCCATCTTCTCCTCGCTAGTACTCTGCCCCACTGAGCTCGTCAAGTGTCGGCTGCAAGCCATGTATGAAATGGAGGTATCAGGCAAGATTGCTAAGAGCCAGAA CACAGTGTGGTCGGTGGTGAAATCCATTATGAGGAATGAGGGACCGCAGGGCTTCTTCCAGGGCCTGACCACCACCATAGCCAGAGAGGTCCCTGGTTACTTTTGCTTCTTCGGTGCCTATGAGCTCTGCCGCACTGCCTTTGCAGACTACATGAAATGTGACAAAGACCACATAG GTGTGGCTCCAATCATGTTCAGCGGTGGTTTCGGGGGGGCGTGCCTATGGCTGGTGGTCTATCCTATGGACTGTGTCAAGTCTCGAATCCAGGTCATGTCTATGACGGGCAAACAGGGAGGGTTTTTCAAAACCTTCATGACCATTGCTCGTACTGAGG gCGTGAGGGCGCTCTACTCTGGTCTTACCCCCACCATGGTCCGCACCTTCCCTGCTAACGGAGCACTGTTCCTGGGTTATGAGGCCAGCCGGAAGCTCATGATGAAGCAGTTTGACAGCTAG
- the slc25a15b gene encoding solute carrier family 25 member 15b isoform X2, giving the protein MQTFPTMYRGFIHCVVSTYKQVGLRGLYQGTTPALMANIAENSVLFMSYGFCQQVIRFTAGLHSEAVLSDMQKACAGSVASIFSSLVLCPTELVKCRLQAMYEMEVSGKIAKSQNTVWSVVKSIMRNEGPQGFFQGLTTTIAREVPGYFCFFGAYELCRTAFADYMKCDKDHIGVAPIMFSGGFGGACLWLVVYPMDCVKSRIQVMSMTGKQGGFFKTFMTIARTEGVRALYSGLTPTMVRTFPANGALFLGYEASRKLMMKQFDS; this is encoded by the exons ATGCAGACCTTTCCCACGATGTACCGGGGTTTCATCCACTGCGTCGTGTCCACCTACAAACAAGTGGGCCTGCGCGGTCTCTACCAGGGCACCACGCCGGCACTGATGGCCAACATCGCCGAGAACTCTGTGCTCTTCATGAGCTACGGCTTCTGCCAGCAGGTCATCCGCTTCACGGCTGGActgcacagtgaagctgtgCTGAG TGACATGCAGAAAGCCTGCGCTGGCTCTGTAGCATCCATCTTCTCCTCGCTAGTACTCTGCCCCACTGAGCTCGTCAAGTGTCGGCTGCAAGCCATGTATGAAATGGAGGTATCAGGCAAGATTGCTAAGAGCCAGAA CACAGTGTGGTCGGTGGTGAAATCCATTATGAGGAATGAGGGACCGCAGGGCTTCTTCCAGGGCCTGACCACCACCATAGCCAGAGAGGTCCCTGGTTACTTTTGCTTCTTCGGTGCCTATGAGCTCTGCCGCACTGCCTTTGCAGACTACATGAAATGTGACAAAGACCACATAG GTGTGGCTCCAATCATGTTCAGCGGTGGTTTCGGGGGGGCGTGCCTATGGCTGGTGGTCTATCCTATGGACTGTGTCAAGTCTCGAATCCAGGTCATGTCTATGACGGGCAAACAGGGAGGGTTTTTCAAAACCTTCATGACCATTGCTCGTACTGAGG gCGTGAGGGCGCTCTACTCTGGTCTTACCCCCACCATGGTCCGCACCTTCCCTGCTAACGGAGCACTGTTCCTGGGTTATGAGGCCAGCCGGAAGCTCATGATGAAGCAGTTTGACAGCTAG